The nucleotide window aagcaaatgtgCTACAACTAGAGAGTGATGTAGCCGTTCTCTATCATCCATCGGAGGCTCCAATGCGGGTTCACGTTCTTGAGGGTCCAGTAAGCCCATCCAAAGGAGGCTCGCCCGTACACATCCAACTGAGCCTTTGCAAACTTCTGGTAGTCTTCTTTCGCTGCATTCTGAACTTGCCACTCTGCCACCCATTCACCTTTTTTGTTCCGGAAATTTAAATTAAAGTCAGGAAAATATGACGTCACTTTCACCATTTCCATATAATAGAATTAATCGTCAAAGGCCATATACTAGTAACAACACATTGAATCATTTTATGATTGAGTTGCTGAAATGCAGGAATACTTGCATTTCATGCTTTAAGGTCCCAACATGCATGAATATTTTCGCCTAGGGGCATATTGgtcatttatgaaaaataagagGGTGTTCTGAATGCTTTACAAAAAGtaaattgtctttttttttccttactttCCCTTAGTGGGGGTCTCGTTTTTTCTAACataagggcattttggtcattttgtcCGTCTAACATTTAAGTCTTTAACGCCAAATGTATAAActtcttaaaaatatatataataaatagaaGTGCCCAGGACACAGTCTCGTGTCGTCCAAAATTTGCAAGACATACAAGCATTTTCACAAGACTCAAAATTTGTGtttgaatgataaaaaaaatgcccgTACTTTTAGAGAATAAAAAATCCCATTTAAGGACAAAAATAGAagagttgttttctttttttttttctaatgaccGATGCCGTCTTCCTATGCAAAAAATGTGTGGTTGTAAGTTTAGatgagtttccttttttttcttaaaaaaaaaatgaagagctAAAGGAAAAACAGTGGAATATAGAAATTATACATACCCACAAAAGAAAGGGGGCCGTTGGCTGAGGTTACGGTGTTCAGTTGAGAAGCTCTGGTTTGGTAGATGAAATCTATGTTCTGCTGCACCGACAAGTTGTTGAAGTCACTAGAGAAGAGGTTGTAGTAGTGGACATCAATGACGGTTCCAGAGCGTCCATTGGCGAGGGGGAAGAGCTCAGTTGGTGACGAGGGCGAGCCCAGTCTGTTGGACATGATGACGTAGGCTGTGGAGGAATGTCTCCTGACCGCATCATACCCGGCCTTGTAATATTGGGTAAGGGCATCAAGAGACACCTCAGGAGCTCTGGGCTCGTTGATAAGCTCCACCGCTGCTAGGCTTGGTGAGTTCGCATAcctgcattaaaaaaaaaaaaaaaaaaacgatttaTTTTGtacattctttttcatttaaacaGAAGAACTCTACAGGGTTTGGCTAAAATATATTTACAAGGTTAAAGTTTACAATCGCTTTAAATAAAATAGTCACTTTCATTTCCCAAATTAGAAATATAACAAGCGTAAGTACTTTTCATACCAGCCACATTATAATGACTGCTGTTAAGTGCAAATGGTAATCACATACCCACGTTTTGGGCCTTCTTCTTTCAACAACATAGAAGCTTCAGTCTTTggaaatgaacaaagaaaaaaatctctATGTTTAAAATTTGGCTAGTTTAAGTGCTTAACTCATCACATCATGCCCAAGCTCATTGTTCCGACAGTGTAGAATTTCAAATGCATGCCTCTTAACCACATAAAACCTCCACAAAACTTGCACGACTTGCGTTACAAGAAAAGAGATCCGGTATCCGACTGAACCAAGCAGTGTAGCATAACTGGTCAGGTTGGCGGGCCAGTGAAGGTTcagtcatcagtttgatttttccATGGACGGTACTATTATAGTGGATGTGCTGCACTCTAGTTGACTGGCACTTCGCTTCTCATCTAGGTCGTGAAGCAGCTTTATACCTTAAAAAAGCTTTATAACAAAAAGCTTTATACCTTAAAAAGAAAGGGGGTGTGTTGGAGGAAGGGGGAGGCTTTGGCCTCTTCAAGGTGCctcttttatatgaaaaaacatcTAACATCCGATTGAAAAATCagattgaattcaattttaaaatgatatCCAACCAAACTTGAACTACGTTTCAAATAAATGTCCAATGGGGTTCGAATTCAGGTTAGTTTTTTTAGCAAGACAAATATCCTACTTCAAATATCCATATCTTTTACAATTGGTTGGTAGCATTTTATAATAAGAATTGCATTTGTATTTGATTGTAATCCAATTGTGAATTTAGAAGTCAGATTTggaatatgaatttgaaattggatcGAGATACGCAACGAATTTTTCTTCATTccattcaaatctgaatatgtgaacatctaaCAAAGAGCTAGGGACATATACCTTGAGGCGAAAAATTCTATAATGCCAACGGTTTTGTCAATGGTTTCTTGagttgatccaaattcaatggTGCCATCTCTTGTCGCACTGTGTTCCCATCCATTTTGAGAATAAGGTGGAGCATGGAGATCCACTATGACCTTGAGACCATACTTCCTGGTTAACAGAGAAAAACAACAGACATTGTCATTGTttgaaattaataaatttttcatttttttttctgtttccaaCTTATGAGCTCAAGTTGgtgttaaaaaatatataagaaggCACATAAAAGCTTATAGTTTTAGTTGCTGGATCTTACTCTGCCCAAGAAAACGCCTTGTCCAGTATGTCCAAGGATCCGTCAACAAAAGGCGCAGGTGTGGGGTTCACGGCAGTCCACCACCCAACTGGAATTCTCACTGCGTTCAAGCCATTTTTTGCAACGAAGCTGAAGTCATCTTCAACTATAAATGTGTTCCAATGGTCCTGCAGAAATCAAGAGCTACagtgaaaaattgaaatttattgGCATTTTGACCTCAAAAGCCACCCCGTCCCGTGGGAATAAGGAGgaggattttcttttcttgtgacACTTGTCATTTTCTCGGGCCCCCGTTCCATTCCGCCTACCTTGGGGTTTTGGAATATGTGGCATCATGAGTAGTTTGGTGTGTCTTATCAATTTGGCGTTCTTGCGTTACCCCTTAAACATGGGCGGACCGctacaaaatttttctttggcGGTCTCAATTATGGtttctaaatatatttttttaaaattgttatcTATACTAaactaaaatttctaaaaaattacaagtgtgattttttcttttctgaatatTTGAAGGAaggggggccatggcccctacTGGTTTTGCCCATGCCCTCAAGATATAAAAGGAACAGAGAGATCCAAGGATCCTATGGTTCAATCTGGTGGAGTGCATACGTAAGGCACAAACAGATTTATTTGGACTGAGTTTCAGCATATCTAAATTGAAGATTATACTCATgcatgattttggattcaaacagAACTCGTTCtaactggatccaaatccaagaacCTTCTAATGCTACCTACCTCATtagacaaagaaaatgacaaaaacaatttaaaaaaatgcatttttcatgtcaAATGAGCCCCTTGATCAGATTTGGAGCTGGAAAAGATTCAAATTGCTTGTCTCAATCTTTTGCTTGGTCCAAAATAGATCCAGTTTATCAAAATCTCAAACTTGCCCAAAGCTTATTTCAGATTTCATCTAATAATACTAATAACTGATTAATGCATAAATAGCTCGAATGGGTGGACTAGAGGCACGTGTGCGGCACGCCACCAGTTCGACTCGCGGGGAGCTATGCTCTAACTTCCTGCTCGCCCAAGACTAATGCATAAATGACAATTGGTTTTCAATCGGATGTGTGATTGATCACGAATCCCCATCCAGCCTTTGTAAGACTGGATGCCCTAATTATTGCTATATATGaatttcttattcttcttcaacTAATTTTATACAAAAGCATCCTTACATGCATAACTTGGGTAGCTTGTGGTCCATATCCGTTTGTTACTTGGAACTCCCCTCCAAACCCTCCAAAGGCATTCATCACAAATACTGCTTTGCTACTGTCTTCCCACCCGGGCTCTCCACTGAAGTCTGCCGTCACCACATCTTCTGATTTTGCCTGCCAACATTAATTCCCACTTTGTTAAGTGAAAGTTGCAGCATTTGAAAATTGTATGTCTGCCACTATTATATGCCCACACAGCACAACAAGTTTATAAGTTCTCGTTTATTAGGTAAAGAATTGCATGATACTAATATCAAATGATAATGGTGTGTCTGCCATTCCCTTCGTGCACAATATGTTAGAAATCTATTGGGTGCGCTTATAAACTGTCTATTAGATATTTAATATCTGGGCTTTCCGTTATCTTAATCCCTGTAGATCTAACAAGTATAAAAACAAAGAGTGTCAATATATATGGAATTTATCATAGGCAGAACTAGATTGTAACTGGTAAGGTCAATTGCATACACCAGCTAGcccacaaaatttactttatatatatatatatatatatatatatatatataaacttcattaattttctattttttagatATGAGTaccccttaaaatttaaattttaacttaAAAAGCCCCTTAAccgaaatttctagctccaccaatTGCCAAAACCGTTGTTTGAACTCATATGAAGCTATAAATATTATTGAGCTTCCTACCGCTCTATCAGAATTTGCAGTCTGCTCTACAACAAGAGATTCTGAACCCCAGACAAAAATCTCTTCCTTGGTCCTCTTCTAATGACGATGAACCGCTGTTCGCTTCCGATACCTTCTTTATCGATGAAGGCATGAACAACTTTTGTTTTGGCATtagacagatttttttttttttttttggtcaggCTTTCTAATGCCTTTgctaaataaaataagaaaacattattCTCAAGGTGCTTTGACGTTTATTGGGCGTCTGATGAGACCTAATTGTGgaattctagatttttttttttttttgaaatgagaatgatattgtaaacaaaaaaaaatttattccaAAATATAGGTtttattgaatcaaaattttgatttttttcgtCTCTCTTTGAAGCACAAATAGTTTtaatccatgaatttgagaattttaatttctgttttatcaaaatgccattttcaatgttagaatcaaaattttatactaTCAAGCACGAAGAGGAACTAGAACTGAAATTTtggttggaatttttttttttaattttaattatagaGTCAAAATTTCAGGCTGCAGATTCACATTATTATATGGTTGGCTCACATGCTAGGGTGAGATCGCCAAGTTGCATGTTCGGGCCTCAAATTGACCCTAACGACCTCCTCTTAGTCCTATAAGTGTTAAACTGAGAAAAGAAAGGGTGtttttgaaatgacaaaattatccGTTTTTTAAGTACCTGAAATACCCCTACACAAAACTATGTGATCGGCGGAATATGTGGGTCGCCAGACACCCACCGTTCTTTCCACACATACAAGGGACAAGGGACTGGATGATggtttcaaaacaaaaaacaaaaaacaaaatacaaaacaaaacaaaaaacgc belongs to Nymphaea colorata isolate Beijing-Zhang1983 chromosome 13, ASM883128v2, whole genome shotgun sequence and includes:
- the LOC116266549 gene encoding probable glucan 1,3-beta-glucosidase A, with protein sequence MKASSATGTLCSWLLLLLLTHLCLWMRVQAREVPSFRFKAVNLGGWLVTERWIKPSLFDGIPNKDLLDGTQVQFRSTAWGKYLCAEKGGDSIIVANRSSPSGWETFKLWRVTEDQFQFRVFNSQFVGLNVGGGPSSSVLAVATAPGVSETFQIIRKADDPNRVHIKAPNGMFLQAKSEDVVTADFSGEPGWEDSSKAVFVMNAFGGFGGEFQVTNGYGPQATQVMHDHWNTFIVEDDFSFVAKNGLNAVRIPVGWWTAVNPTPAPFVDGSLDILDKAFSWAEKYGLKVIVDLHAPPYSQNGWEHSATRDGTIEFGSTQETIDKTVGIIEFFASRYANSPSLAAVELINEPRAPEVSLDALTQYYKAGYDAVRRHSSTAYVIMSNRLGSPSSPTELFPLANGRSGTVIDVHYYNLFSSDFNNLSVQQNIDFIYQTRASQLNTVTSANGPLSFVGEWVAEWQVQNAAKEDYQKFAKAQLDVYGRASFGWAYWTLKNVNPHWSLRWMIENGYITL